One genomic segment of Erythrolamprus reginae isolate rEryReg1 chromosome 2, rEryReg1.hap1, whole genome shotgun sequence includes these proteins:
- the LOC139162890 gene encoding zinc finger protein 91-like, which yields MESPLFTESSPVAGAERAAGFLTQGPVSFGEVAIHFNSEEWLLLDPSQKALYEEVMLETSRMVASLAFVSQKKENDRDEGPNLVQRIKTEIREETSPSEWGRKKHGKKHNSTENLFRECVETDCGKSVAARRVLTSNEKIYIGEKLYKCSECGKCLKHRASLKSHERIHTGEKPYKCVDCGKKFSLRSSLTSHKRIHTGEKPYKCTECGKSFTSSSYLMCHKRIHSGEKPYECTECGKSFRVKSALTSHKRIHTGEKPYQCLDCGKGFSQLSSLTSHKGVHTGEKPYECTECGKSFSVKSALTSHKRIHTGEKPYKCTECGDSFSLKCALTAHKRIHTGEKPYKCTECGKSFSVTGALASHKRIHTGEKPYKCTECGKSFTVKCGLTSHKRVHTGEKPYKCLDCGKGFSQSSSLVSHKRIHTGEKPYKCLDCGKGFSIKSSLAYHKRIHTGEKPYQCTECGKSFSVKSSLTSHKRIHTGEKPYKCLDCGKGFSQRSSLASHKGAHTGEKPYECTECGKSFSVKSYLTSHKRIHTGEKPYKCLDCGKGFSQSSSLLSHKRIHTGEKRFECIECGKSYPTSSSLMCHKRIHTGRKLYACVDCGKGFTAKGSLTYHTGEKPYQCLECGKSSSRSRDLVRHKGIHTGENPYKCTECGKSFRGKSSLTIHKRIHTGGKPYKCLDCGKSFKQRGKFASHKQVHTGEKPYKCTECGKSFRGYWGLSAHQVIHTGEKPYECTECGKSFRRSGGLASHKLIHTGEKPYKCLDCGKVFNTNSHLVSHKRVHTGEKPYKCMECGKTFSQSNDLISHNRIHTGERPYKCPDCGKSFRQSSSLASHRRIHREEKPYKCPDCGDSFKQSGGLASHRRVHGGEKRHKCLDCGKSFRQNYDLISHNRIHTGEKPYKCPDCGKSFRWKGGLASHKRVHTGEKPYKCLVCGKSFSQRKTLASHKLVHTGEKPYKCPDCGNSFKQSGGLASHRRIHGGEKRHKCLDCGKSFSQSKTLASHKLVHAVEKPYKCMECGKSYKSSISLCRHKQLHRDRNSIDV from the exons ATGGAGTCACCGTTGTTCACGGAATCATCTCCTGTAGCTGGAGCTGAAAGAGCCGCTGGATTCCTGACTCAG ggTCCTGTGTCCTTTGGGGAGGTGGCCATCCATTTCAACAGTGAAGAGTGGTTGCTGTTGGATCCCAGCCAGAAAGCCCTGTATGAAGAAGTCATGTTGGAAACGTCAAGGATGGTGGCCTCTTTAG CGTTTGTTTCACAGAAAAAAGAAAACGACCGTGACGAAGGACCAAATTTAGTGcaaagaatcaaaactgaaattcGTGAGGAGACATCGCCAAGCGAGTGGGGAAGGAAGAAACACGGAAAGAAGCACAATAGCACAGAAAACCTTTTCCGTGAATGTGTGGAAACGGACTGTGGAAAAAGTGTTGCAGCAAGAAGAGTTTTAACTTCTAATGAAAAGATCTACATCGGCGAAAAGCTCTACAAGTGCTCAGAGTGTGGGAAGTGCCTCAAGCACAGAGCGTCTCTGAAATCCcacgaaaggatccacacaggggaaaaaccttATAAATGTGTGGATTGTGGGAAAAAGTTCAGTCTAAGGAGTTCCCTAAcgtcccataaaaggatccacacgggagaaAAACCCTACAAGTGCACAgaatgtgggaagagcttcacAAGCAGTAGTTACCTGATGTGCCACAAAAGGATCCATTCGGGGGAAAAGCCCTATGAATGCACcgagtgtgggaagagcttccgTGTGAAGAGTGCTCTGACTTCTCATAAAcggatccacactggggaaaaaCCCTATCAATGCCTAGATTGTGGGAAGGGCTTCAGCCAACTCAGTAGCCTTACTTCCCATAAAGGCGTCCACACGGGAGAAAAACCCTATGAATGCAcagagtgtgggaagagcttcagtGTCAAGAGTGCGCTTACGTCTCATAAACGGATCCACAcgggagaaaaaccctataaatgcacggagtgtggagaCAGCTTCAGTTTAAAGTGTGCCCTTACTGCGCATAAACGGATCCACACGGGGGAAAAACCTTATAAATGCACGGAATGCGGAAAGAGCTTTAGTGTAACGGGTGCTCTTGCTTCTCATAaacggatccacacaggagaaaaaccctataagtgcacggagtgtgggaagagcttcacTGTAAAGTGTGGTCTTACATCTCATAAACgggtccacacaggagagaaaccctacaaATGCCTAGACTGCGGGAAGGGATTCAGCCAAAGTAGTAGCCTTGTTTCCCATAAACGGATCCACAcgggagaaaaaccctataaatgcctaGACTGTGGGAAGGGCTTCAG TATAAAGAGTTCTCTTGCTTATCATAaacggatccacacaggagaaaaaccctatcaatgcacggagtgtgggaagagcttcagtGTAAAGAGTTCTCTTACTTCTCATAaacggatccacacaggagaaaagccCTATAAATGCCTAGACTGTGGGAAGGGCTTCAGCCAACGCAGTAGCCTTGCTTCCCATAAAGGggcccacacaggagagaaaccctatgaatgcacggagtgtggaaagagcttcagcgtAAAGAGTTATCTTACTtctcataagaggatccacacaggagaaaaaccctataaatgcctaGACTGTGGGAAGGGATTCAGCCAAAGTAGTAGCCTTC tttcccataaaaggatacATACTGGAGAAAAACGTTTTGAATGCATAGAATGTGGGAAGAGCTACCCAACTAGTAGTTCCTTGATGTGccataaaaggatccatacaGGGAGAAAACTTTATGCATGTGTGGATTGTGGAAAAGGGTTTACTGCGAAGGGTTCCCTTACTTAccatacaggagaaaaaccctatcaatgcctggagtgtggaaagagctccTCACGAAGTCGTGACCTTGTTCGCCATAAagggatccacacaggagaaaacccctataaatgcacggagtgtggaaagagctttagggGAAAGAGTAGTCTTACCattcataaaaggatccacacaggaggaaaaccctataaatgcctaGACTGTGGGAAGAGCTTCAAGCAGAGAGGTAAATTTGCTTCCCATAAACAGGTCCACAcgggagaaaaaccctataagtgtacggagtgtggaaagagctttagggGATACTGGGGTCTGTCTGCTCACCAagtgatccacacaggagagaaaccctatgaatgcacagagtgtggaaagagcttcagacgGAGTGGTGGGCTTGCTTCCCATAAactgatccacacaggagaaaaaccctataaatgcctaGACTGTGGGAAGGTGTTCAACACTAACAGTCACCTTGTTTCCCATAAACgggtccacacaggagagaaaccctataaatgcatggagtgtgggaagaccTTCAGCCAAAGCAATGACCTTATTTCACACaataggatccacacaggagagagacCCTATAAATGCCCAGACTGTGGGAAGAGCTTCAGACAAAGCAGTTCCCTGGCTTCTCATAGACGGATCCACAGAGaggaaaaaccctataaatgcccaGACTGTGGGGACAGCTTCAAACAAAGCGGTGGGCTCGCTTCCCATAGACGGGTCCACGGAGGAGAAAAACGCCATAAATGCCTAGACTGTGGGAAGAGCTTCAGGCAAAACTATGACCTTATTTCACATaataggatccacacaggagagaaaccctataaatgcccAGACTGTGGGAAGAGCTTCAGATGGAAGGGTGGGCTCGCTTCCCACAAACGGgtccacacgggagagaaaccctataaatgcctaGTCTGTGGGAAGAGCTTCAGCCAACGTAAGACCCTCGCTTCTCATAAATtggtccacacaggagaaaaaccctataaatgcccaGACTGTGGGAACAGCTTCAAACAAAGTGGTGGGCTTGCTTCCCATAGACGGATCCACGGAGGAGAAAAACGCCATAAATGCCTAGACTGTGGGAAGAGCTTCAGCCAAAGTAAGACCCTTGCTTCTCATAAATTGGTCCATGCAGtagaaaaaccctataaatgcatggagtgtggaaagagctatAAAAGCAGCATTAGCCTGTGCCGCCATAAACAGCTCCACAGGGATAGAAACTCCATAGATGTgtag